The Candidatus Palauibacter scopulicola genome includes a region encoding these proteins:
- a CDS encoding DUF4325 domain-containing protein — translation MNPGSLHVEREGGHVRIAGDLVLGSFRVVLAAMHQATHVKGFTDVKLDFSEAKLAFPGPMLAVLATCARLRDELDVDFTLIRPAEGKLRRLFTNANWAHLATPGKFERSTWQPTDVLPARRFTSPDEQEEIVSQINDAVLSSSAELTKRDLAAFDWTVFEVVDNVLRHADCSQGGLVQLSQYPARQQLEFVVADGGRGIPRAMRTTMPKLSDVEALERSIERGVTSTAEGMGHGLFGTHQASSVGAGHFEIHSGYASIGSDAGARDESIPVTGTLVVVRLDYSEPEALWRALENPERLDSADYVELRYEDATDDVLNFVVRKEAGSVGSRFSGRSTRTKIEKLMAMYPTHPINVDFDGVSIVSSSFADEFLGKLFVRIGALRFMNAIRLRGVSPTVRSVVDQAILQRVKHEAENG, via the coding sequence ATGAATCCCGGCAGTCTCCATGTTGAGCGCGAAGGGGGTCACGTTCGGATCGCGGGCGACCTCGTCCTCGGTTCGTTCCGGGTTGTCCTCGCGGCAATGCACCAAGCTACGCACGTCAAGGGATTTACGGACGTTAAGCTGGATTTCTCTGAGGCCAAGCTCGCGTTCCCCGGCCCGATGCTCGCGGTCCTGGCCACATGCGCACGGCTGCGGGACGAACTGGATGTAGACTTCACTTTGATTCGTCCCGCCGAGGGTAAGCTGAGACGCCTGTTTACCAACGCCAACTGGGCGCACCTGGCAACTCCAGGGAAATTCGAGAGATCGACGTGGCAACCCACCGATGTTCTTCCGGCGCGGCGGTTTACGTCCCCGGATGAGCAGGAGGAGATCGTATCTCAAATCAATGACGCGGTGCTTTCTTCCTCGGCCGAACTGACGAAGCGGGACCTGGCTGCTTTCGACTGGACGGTGTTCGAGGTCGTGGACAACGTGCTTCGGCATGCTGATTGTTCCCAGGGCGGACTTGTTCAGTTGAGTCAGTATCCGGCGAGACAGCAACTGGAGTTCGTCGTCGCCGATGGGGGACGGGGAATCCCACGCGCGATGAGAACGACGATGCCCAAGCTATCCGACGTTGAAGCTCTTGAACGTTCGATCGAGCGCGGAGTCACCAGCACCGCCGAGGGAATGGGGCATGGTCTGTTCGGCACCCACCAGGCCTCCAGCGTGGGCGCGGGCCACTTCGAGATCCACTCCGGCTACGCCAGTATCGGTTCAGATGCCGGCGCCCGCGACGAAAGTATCCCCGTCACCGGCACACTCGTGGTCGTCCGGCTGGACTACTCGGAGCCCGAGGCATTGTGGCGCGCTCTCGAGAATCCGGAGCGGCTTGACTCGGCTGACTACGTCGAGCTTCGCTACGAAGACGCGACCGACGACGTTCTCAACTTCGTCGTCAGGAAAGAGGCCGGCTCGGTGGGGTCGAGGTTCTCGGGGAGATCGACCCGCACGAAGATCGAGAAGCTCATGGCCATGTACCCGACCCACCCGATCAACGTGGACTTCGATGGCGTATCCATCGTTTCCAGCAGCTTTGCCGACGAGTTCCTCGGCAAGCTCTTCGTGCGGATCGGCGCGCTACGATTCATGAACGCGATCCGGCTGAGAGGGGTCTCTCCGACGGTTCGTTCCGTGGTTGATCAAGCAATTCTCCAAAGAGTCAAACACGAAGCGGAGAACGGCTGA